One Cellulomonas sp. Y8 DNA segment encodes these proteins:
- a CDS encoding glycosyltransferase 87 family protein: MHGWIAYVGTVLIPARAFWDLDLYRWWMWQGLHQGVWPVLDGDWVYPAGAVLPMLLPALVDAVGTQPYAVAWSALITLLDAVAVVVLLRCAGRPAREGAVRGDVVPPARDPAVGAWWWLAFVLLLGPVAVGRLDAVVAPVVVIALAVALRHPAVASALLTFGAWVKVAPGALLLPLVLVLRRPWRDLVLPAAAVCVAVAGAVAAGGGLGHLTSFLTEQGERGLQLESVAATPFVLAGIAGGGTRVVLNQEITTWEIAGPGTAAVAGALGVALPVALAAVTGLLAWVRLRAGDRLDTAAFLARGALLVAVTLILANKVGSPQFVGWLAGPVVVGLARPGAGGLRSWRVPAVLVLVIAGLTQVVFPIAYDGITLQQTGPSLVLVLRNVLLVVLVVAVARDLVRAAGAGSRATGPGEDARVSAPAA, translated from the coding sequence GTGCACGGCTGGATCGCCTACGTCGGGACCGTGCTGATCCCGGCGCGGGCGTTCTGGGACCTCGACCTGTACCGCTGGTGGATGTGGCAGGGCCTGCACCAGGGCGTCTGGCCGGTCCTCGACGGCGACTGGGTCTACCCCGCCGGCGCCGTGCTCCCCATGCTGCTGCCGGCGCTGGTCGACGCCGTGGGCACCCAGCCGTACGCGGTGGCCTGGTCCGCGCTCATCACGCTGCTCGACGCGGTCGCCGTGGTCGTGCTGCTTCGCTGCGCGGGGCGTCCGGCGCGGGAGGGCGCGGTGCGGGGCGACGTGGTGCCGCCCGCGCGCGACCCCGCGGTGGGAGCCTGGTGGTGGCTGGCGTTCGTGCTGCTGCTGGGCCCGGTCGCGGTCGGCCGGCTGGACGCCGTGGTGGCGCCCGTGGTCGTGATCGCCCTGGCGGTGGCGCTGCGGCACCCCGCCGTGGCGTCCGCGCTGCTCACGTTCGGCGCGTGGGTCAAGGTCGCGCCGGGCGCGCTGCTGCTGCCGCTGGTGCTCGTGCTGCGCCGCCCGTGGCGGGACCTGGTGCTGCCGGCCGCGGCGGTCTGCGTGGCGGTCGCGGGTGCCGTCGCCGCGGGCGGCGGGCTCGGGCACCTCACCAGCTTCCTCACCGAGCAGGGCGAGCGCGGCCTCCAGCTCGAGTCGGTCGCGGCGACGCCGTTCGTCCTGGCGGGGATCGCCGGCGGCGGGACGCGGGTCGTGCTCAACCAGGAGATCACCACCTGGGAGATCGCCGGCCCGGGGACCGCGGCCGTGGCGGGCGCGCTGGGCGTCGCCCTCCCCGTCGCCCTGGCCGCGGTGACCGGGCTGCTCGCCTGGGTGCGGCTGCGCGCCGGTGACCGCCTGGACACCGCGGCGTTCCTGGCGCGCGGGGCGCTGCTGGTCGCCGTGACGCTGATCCTCGCGAACAAGGTCGGCTCGCCGCAGTTCGTCGGCTGGCTGGCGGGGCCGGTCGTCGTCGGGCTGGCCCGGCCGGGCGCCGGCGGCCTGCGGTCCTGGCGGGTCCCGGCGGTGCTGGTGCTCGTGATCGCGGGGCTGACCCAGGTGGTGTTCCCGATCGCCTACGACGGGATCACCCTGCAGCAGACCGGCCCGTCGCTGGTCCTGGTGCTGCGGAACGTGCTGCTGGTCGTCCTGGTCGTGGCGGTGGCCCGCGACCTGGTGCGCGCGGCTGGCGCGGGGTCGCGGGCCACCGGCCCGGGTGAGGACGCGCGCGTCAGCGCACCTGCGGCATGA
- a CDS encoding LLM class F420-dependent oxidoreductase, with amino-acid sequence MDLRIFTEPQQGATYDDLLAVARATEDLGFDAFFRSDHYLSMGSGDGLPGPTDAWTTLAGLARETSRIRLGTLVSSATFRHPGVLAIQVAQVDQMSGGRVELGLGTGWYAEEHEAYGIPFPDKRFGLFAEQLEVVTGLWGTPAGDRFDYAGEHYTLKRSPALPKPVQTSPLAGTTPGVPLIVGGLGPRKTPALAARFASEFNLTFPPLDVVGEKLETVREACRAIGRDPQTLTMSAALVLAGGKDDAEVDRRAAAIGRDPKEVRAVGIAGTPTAMVDRLGTLAEQGITRVYLQVLDLHDLDHLELVASEVMPQVR; translated from the coding sequence ATGGACCTGAGGATCTTCACCGAACCGCAGCAGGGCGCGACCTACGACGACCTCCTCGCCGTCGCGCGCGCCACCGAGGACCTGGGCTTCGACGCCTTCTTCCGCTCCGACCACTACCTGTCGATGGGCTCCGGCGACGGGCTGCCCGGCCCGACCGACGCCTGGACGACGCTCGCCGGCCTGGCCCGCGAGACCAGCCGCATCCGGCTCGGCACGCTGGTGTCGTCGGCCACGTTCCGGCACCCCGGCGTGCTCGCCATCCAGGTCGCGCAGGTCGACCAGATGTCGGGCGGCCGCGTGGAGCTGGGCCTGGGCACCGGCTGGTACGCGGAGGAGCACGAGGCCTACGGCATCCCGTTCCCGGACAAGAGGTTCGGCCTGTTCGCCGAGCAGCTGGAGGTCGTCACCGGCCTGTGGGGCACCCCCGCGGGCGACCGGTTCGACTACGCCGGCGAGCACTACACCCTCAAGCGGAGCCCGGCGCTGCCCAAGCCCGTGCAGACCTCGCCGCTCGCCGGGACGACGCCCGGCGTGCCGCTGATCGTCGGGGGCCTGGGCCCGCGGAAGACCCCGGCGCTCGCCGCCCGGTTCGCCTCGGAGTTCAACCTGACCTTCCCGCCGCTGGACGTCGTGGGCGAGAAGCTGGAGACGGTCCGGGAGGCGTGCCGCGCGATCGGCCGCGACCCGCAGACGCTGACGATGTCGGCCGCGCTCGTCCTCGCGGGCGGCAAGGACGACGCCGAGGTGGACCGCCGGGCCGCCGCCATCGGGCGCGACCCGAAGGAGGTCCGCGCGGTGGGCATCGCCGGGACGCCGACGGCGATGGTCGACCGCCTCGGCACGCTCGCCGAGCAGGGCATCACCCGGGTCTACCTCCAGGTGCTCGACCTGCACGACCTCGACCACCTGGAGCTCGTCGCCTCCGAGGTCATGCCGCAGGTGCGCTGA
- a CDS encoding DUF1684 domain-containing protein gives MVTQLGLALDALAVADWRRRTAQMYADVRRLAEDDPAAAHAEWVARRDELFATHAASPLHHAAKAVFEGLSVAPYDPAYRFEVRVRATSAQRLEVTTGTDGVVPFDRVGRVELEGLGSLSVWALRTYGGGIFIPVKDATAGKGTYGGGRYLLDTIKHADLGRATDGGLILDLNFAYNPSCAYDPAWACPLATRGNVLPAPVPVGEQQPDPKLVADFELE, from the coding sequence ATGGTGACGCAGCTCGGCCTGGCCCTCGACGCACTCGCGGTGGCGGACTGGCGGCGGCGCACCGCGCAGATGTACGCGGACGTCCGCCGGCTGGCCGAGGACGACCCCGCCGCCGCGCACGCCGAGTGGGTCGCGCGCCGCGACGAGCTGTTCGCGACGCACGCCGCCTCCCCGCTGCACCACGCCGCGAAGGCCGTGTTCGAGGGGCTGTCCGTCGCGCCCTACGACCCCGCCTACCGGTTCGAGGTGCGGGTGCGCGCGACGTCCGCGCAGCGGCTCGAGGTCACCACGGGGACCGACGGGGTCGTGCCGTTCGACCGCGTCGGGCGCGTGGAGCTCGAGGGGCTGGGCTCGCTGTCCGTGTGGGCGCTGCGCACCTACGGCGGCGGCATCTTCATCCCGGTCAAGGACGCGACCGCCGGCAAGGGCACCTACGGCGGCGGGCGGTACCTGCTCGACACGATCAAGCACGCCGACCTCGGCCGGGCCACCGACGGCGGGCTGATCCTCGACCTGAACTTCGCGTACAACCCCTCGTGCGCGTACGACCCGGCATGGGCGTGCCCGCTGGCGACCCGCGGGAACGTGCTCCCCGCGCCCGTGCCGGTCGGCGAGCAGCAGCCGGACCCCAAGCTGGTGGCGGACTTCGAGCTGGAGTGA
- a CDS encoding LapA family protein, with product MSSTETPTSRPNPVVTFLQRRWLSILLVVLAVVFVAQNRQPVRVHLLATTVTTPLWVALAAMLLVGLAAGTFRIRRAGRAEGRRGR from the coding sequence ATGAGCAGCACCGAGACGCCCACGAGCCGCCCGAACCCCGTCGTCACGTTCCTGCAGCGCCGCTGGCTGAGCATCCTGCTGGTCGTGCTCGCGGTGGTGTTCGTGGCGCAGAACCGGCAGCCCGTGCGGGTGCACCTGCTCGCGACGACCGTGACGACGCCGCTGTGGGTGGCGCTCGCGGCGATGCTGCTCGTCGGCCTCGCGGCGGGGACGTTCCGGATCCGGCGCGCGGGCCGCGCGGAGGGCCGCCGCGGCCGCTGA
- a CDS encoding GNAT family N-acetyltransferase, which translates to MPLTIETRTPAEITAAELYALLRLRVDVFVVEQTCPYPELDGQDLLDDSLQVWAHEDGELLGTIRVLRAGSEHPAIGRVATAGAARGRGVAGALLEHGIGLCGPGATIHLHAQAHLEAWYGRYGFERAGEDYDEDGIPHVPMVRAPR; encoded by the coding sequence GTGCCGCTGACCATCGAGACCCGCACCCCCGCCGAGATCACCGCCGCCGAGCTCTACGCCCTGCTGCGGCTGCGCGTCGACGTGTTCGTGGTCGAGCAGACCTGCCCGTACCCCGAGCTCGACGGCCAGGACCTGCTGGACGACTCGCTGCAGGTCTGGGCGCACGAGGACGGCGAGCTGCTCGGCACCATCCGGGTGCTGCGCGCCGGCAGCGAGCACCCCGCGATCGGCCGGGTCGCGACCGCCGGGGCCGCGCGCGGGCGGGGCGTGGCGGGCGCGCTGCTCGAGCACGGCATCGGGCTGTGCGGGCCCGGGGCGACCATCCACCTGCACGCGCAGGCGCACCTGGAGGCCTGGTACGGCCGGTACGGGTTCGAGCGCGCCGGCGAGGACTACGACGAGGACGGCATCCCGCACGTCCCGATGGTCCGCGCGCCGCGCTGA
- a CDS encoding Fpg/Nei family DNA glycosylase, protein MPEGHTVHRIARQFARDFVGHRVAVSSPQGRFAQGAALLDGRELLTSAAVGKQLFLGFQGGHVLRVHLGLYGAWDFLGVVSPLTEGGGAVASLGAPRVRRSVRMGEGEREGDEGAETEDFPPEPVGQVRVRLATEQTVADLRGPTACEVLDPAATAAALAKLGPDPAVEDDVRARMADPHAVAAATGAAAHREPGESDPAVADAVAPGAGTAADVMVQRLTARGTPVGQLLMDQAVVAGIGNIYRAELLYRARLDPHTPGKRVPAETARALWDDWSALLADGIATGVMLTREDLDEAGRAEALRDQAQRHWVYGRGGEPCRTCGTPVVVEEMAGRKLYWCPTCQR, encoded by the coding sequence ATGCCCGAGGGTCACACCGTCCACCGCATCGCCCGCCAGTTCGCCCGGGACTTCGTCGGCCACCGCGTGGCGGTGTCCTCGCCGCAGGGGCGGTTCGCGCAGGGCGCCGCCCTGCTCGACGGGCGCGAGCTGCTGACGTCCGCGGCCGTCGGCAAGCAGCTGTTCCTCGGCTTCCAGGGCGGCCACGTGCTGCGGGTGCACCTCGGCCTGTACGGCGCGTGGGACTTCCTCGGGGTCGTGTCCCCGCTGACCGAGGGCGGCGGGGCGGTCGCGAGCCTCGGCGCCCCGCGCGTACGGCGGTCGGTCCGGATGGGCGAGGGGGAGCGCGAGGGCGACGAGGGCGCGGAGACCGAGGACTTCCCGCCGGAGCCCGTCGGCCAGGTGCGGGTGCGGCTCGCCACCGAGCAGACGGTGGCGGACCTGCGCGGCCCGACGGCCTGCGAGGTGCTCGACCCCGCCGCCACCGCCGCCGCGCTCGCGAAGCTCGGCCCGGACCCGGCGGTCGAGGACGACGTCCGCGCCCGGATGGCGGACCCGCACGCCGTCGCCGCGGCCACCGGCGCGGCCGCCCACCGCGAGCCGGGGGAGTCCGACCCGGCCGTCGCCGACGCGGTGGCGCCCGGCGCCGGCACGGCCGCCGACGTCATGGTGCAGCGGCTCACCGCCCGGGGCACCCCCGTGGGTCAGCTGCTCATGGACCAGGCCGTGGTCGCGGGCATCGGCAACATCTACCGGGCGGAGCTGCTCTACCGCGCGCGGCTCGACCCGCACACGCCCGGCAAGCGGGTCCCCGCGGAGACGGCGCGCGCCCTCTGGGACGACTGGTCGGCGCTGCTGGCCGACGGGATCGCCACGGGCGTGATGCTCACGCGGGAGGACCTGGACGAGGCCGGCCGGGCCGAGGCGCTGCGGGACCAGGCGCAGCGGCACTGGGTGTACGGCCGCGGCGGCGAGCCCTGCCGGACCTGCGGCACGCCGGTGGTGGTCGAGGAGATGGCGGGGCGCAAGCTCTACTGGTGCCCGACCTGCCAGCGCTGA
- a CDS encoding cupin domain-containing protein, giving the protein MDLDPVVTNADHYRVVLENARVRVLAYDDLPGDRTTPHRHPDSVMITRSAFSRRLTGSQGDRDVVLPEGAVVWLPAQEHTGENIGTTPTRVLLVELKDDPPEPSPGTALGPG; this is encoded by the coding sequence GTGGACCTCGACCCCGTCGTGACGAACGCCGACCACTACCGCGTCGTGCTCGAGAACGCGCGCGTGCGCGTCCTGGCGTACGACGACCTCCCGGGCGACCGGACCACGCCGCACCGCCACCCGGACAGCGTCATGATCACGCGGTCCGCGTTCAGCCGGCGCCTGACGGGCTCTCAGGGCGACCGCGACGTCGTCCTGCCCGAGGGGGCGGTGGTGTGGCTGCCCGCCCAGGAGCACACCGGTGAGAACATCGGCACGACGCCGACCCGCGTGCTCCTGGTCGAGCTCAAGGACGACCCGCCCGAACCCTCGCCGGGCACCGCCCTCGGCCCCGGCTGA